A region from the Streptosporangium sp. NBC_01756 genome encodes:
- a CDS encoding GTP-binding protein has translation MDFADSNHAGLTSTKIVVAGGFGVGKTTFVGAVSEILPLTTEAVMTDASAGIDDLGLTPNKATTTVAMDFGRLSLDRDLILYLFGTPGQHRFWFMWDDLVKGAIGAVVLIDTRRLADGFPAIDYFEEAKLPFVVGVNGWDGQFHHTEEEVREALALAPHVPIVRTDARSRDSVKSTLITLVEHVLRVRSAYGTSV, from the coding sequence GTGGACTTCGCAGACTCTAACCATGCCGGCCTGACGTCGACGAAGATCGTCGTCGCGGGTGGGTTCGGCGTCGGCAAGACCACGTTCGTGGGCGCCGTGTCGGAGATCCTCCCGCTGACCACGGAGGCGGTGATGACCGACGCCAGCGCCGGCATCGACGACCTCGGTCTCACCCCGAACAAGGCGACGACCACGGTCGCGATGGACTTCGGCCGTCTCTCGCTGGACCGTGACCTGATCCTGTACCTGTTCGGTACGCCGGGTCAGCACCGGTTCTGGTTCATGTGGGACGACCTCGTGAAGGGCGCGATCGGCGCGGTCGTCCTGATCGACACCCGGCGCCTGGCCGACGGCTTCCCCGCGATCGACTACTTCGAGGAGGCCAAGCTTCCCTTCGTGGTCGGCGTCAACGGCTGGGACGGGCAGTTCCACCACACGGAGGAGGAGGTGCGGGAGGCCCTGGCCCTCGCACCCCATGTGCCCATCGTGCGCACCGACGCCCGTTCCCGTGACTCCGTCAAGAGCACGCTGATCACGCTGGTCGAGCACGTTCTGCGGGTCCGGTCGGCCTACGGGACGTCGGTCTGA
- a CDS encoding [protein-PII] uridylyltransferase, translated as MRGETRSYAAARKERAADIDRWLTDLIRSACGVPYGRTAKNGDPRNTDERGALSGVALVAVGSLGRAELAPGSDLDLVLLHNGRDDVAQIADRIWYPVWDSGVGLDHSVRTVDEAAMVARDDLKAVLGLIQARHVAGDPELTRAAREVVLSEWRSDSKRRLGELRDATDKRAEASGELSFLLEPDLKDSHGGIRDVQAMQAVAAAWVASAPGPRVREAYELLLDVRHALHLVTARGADRLVLQEQDAVAGMLGLLDAEALMRRLAEAGRTVAHAFDATWRTVDRLLTGPAPRGRRPLADGVVEHGGEVVLARGVNPRKDPVLVLRAAAAAAEAGLPLAPATVNALAAQSPPLPVPWPDDARDALVALLGTGRAAVPVWEELDQAGVLVRLLPDWERVRHRPQRNPVHRYTVDRHLIEAAAGAASFTREVSRPDLLLISALLHDIGKGWPGDHSTTGAVVARDIGTRIGLSPADVDILETVVRHHLLLPETATRRDLDDPVTISRVAQAVGSREVLELLAALAVADGNATGPAAWNSWKASLVADLVRRVRSVLSGTPLPPAPALSTAQASLARHGGGAIRVNGGAVTVVAPDRAGLLWRAAGVLAAHRMVVRAASAASAGSTAVIEFSVVPEYGSPPDPATLEADLRLVLAGRLDIEQRLARRTRSMRPARVPVAPPRVTLVDDASNTATVVEVRAHDRPGLLWRIGRAFGDCGLDVRAARVETLGAEVVDVFYVVDRVGRPLTDEAQRAQVRDHVLAALK; from the coding sequence GTGAGAGGCGAAACCCGCTCGTACGCCGCGGCCCGTAAGGAACGGGCCGCGGACATCGACCGCTGGCTGACGGACCTGATCCGGAGTGCCTGCGGCGTGCCGTACGGGCGCACCGCGAAGAACGGGGATCCCAGAAACACCGACGAGCGCGGCGCCCTCAGTGGCGTCGCGCTCGTCGCGGTCGGCAGCCTGGGCCGCGCGGAGCTCGCTCCGGGCAGCGACCTGGATCTGGTCCTCCTGCACAACGGCCGCGACGACGTGGCACAGATCGCCGACCGCATCTGGTATCCCGTCTGGGACTCCGGGGTCGGTCTGGACCATTCGGTGCGGACCGTGGACGAGGCGGCCATGGTCGCCAGGGACGATCTCAAGGCGGTGCTCGGGCTGATCCAGGCCCGGCACGTGGCGGGGGATCCCGAGCTGACACGGGCGGCGCGAGAGGTCGTGCTGTCGGAGTGGCGGTCCGACTCCAAGCGCCGGCTGGGTGAGCTGCGCGACGCGACCGACAAGCGCGCCGAAGCGAGCGGTGAGCTGTCGTTCCTGCTCGAACCCGATCTCAAGGACTCGCACGGCGGGATCCGCGATGTGCAGGCGATGCAGGCCGTGGCCGCCGCCTGGGTCGCCTCGGCCCCGGGCCCCCGGGTCCGTGAGGCCTACGAGCTTCTGCTCGACGTACGGCATGCGCTGCATCTGGTGACCGCCCGGGGGGCCGACCGCCTGGTGCTCCAGGAGCAGGACGCGGTCGCCGGGATGCTGGGCCTGCTCGACGCCGAGGCACTGATGCGCAGGCTCGCCGAGGCCGGGCGGACGGTCGCCCACGCCTTCGACGCCACCTGGCGCACCGTCGACCGGTTGCTGACGGGCCCCGCGCCGAGGGGCCGCCGTCCGCTCGCCGACGGCGTCGTCGAGCACGGTGGCGAGGTCGTGCTCGCCCGCGGGGTCAATCCGCGCAAGGACCCGGTGCTCGTGCTCCGGGCCGCCGCGGCCGCCGCCGAGGCGGGGCTGCCTCTCGCACCCGCCACCGTGAACGCGCTGGCCGCCCAGTCCCCGCCGCTCCCGGTCCCATGGCCGGACGACGCGCGGGACGCGCTGGTCGCGCTGCTCGGCACGGGCCGCGCGGCGGTGCCGGTCTGGGAGGAACTGGACCAGGCGGGGGTGCTGGTCCGGCTGCTGCCCGACTGGGAGCGGGTACGGCATCGCCCGCAGCGCAACCCCGTGCACCGTTACACGGTGGACCGCCATCTGATCGAGGCCGCCGCCGGGGCCGCCTCGTTCACCCGTGAGGTGTCCCGGCCCGATCTGCTGCTCATCTCCGCCCTCCTGCACGACATCGGCAAGGGCTGGCCCGGTGACCACTCGACCACCGGTGCGGTCGTGGCCCGCGACATCGGCACCCGGATCGGCCTGTCCCCGGCCGACGTGGACATCCTGGAGACCGTGGTCCGCCACCACCTGCTGCTGCCCGAGACGGCGACCCGCCGTGACCTGGACGACCCGGTGACGATCTCCCGGGTGGCGCAGGCCGTCGGCTCGCGCGAGGTCCTCGAACTGCTGGCCGCGCTCGCCGTGGCCGACGGCAACGCGACCGGTCCGGCGGCCTGGAACTCCTGGAAGGCCTCCCTGGTCGCCGATCTGGTCCGCCGGGTGCGCTCGGTCCTGTCCGGCACCCCGCTGCCGCCCGCGCCGGCGCTCTCGACGGCCCAGGCGTCTCTCGCCCGGCACGGCGGCGGTGCCATCCGGGTCAACGGGGGAGCGGTCACCGTGGTCGCCCCCGACCGTGCGGGGCTGCTCTGGCGTGCGGCCGGGGTGCTGGCCGCGCACCGGATGGTGGTCCGCGCCGCCTCGGCCGCCTCTGCGGGGTCCACCGCCGTCATCGAGTTCTCGGTGGTCCCCGAGTACGGCTCACCGCCCGATCCGGCGACGCTGGAGGCCGATCTGCGGCTGGTTCTGGCCGGTCGGCTCGACATCGAGCAACGCCTGGCCAGGAGGACCCGGTCCATGCGGCCGGCCCGGGTGCCGGTGGCTCCGCCGCGGGTCACGCTCGTCGACGACGCGTCCAACACGGCGACCGTCGTGGAGGTCCGCGCGCACGACCGTCCCGGCCTCCTGTGGCGGATCGGCAGAGCTTTTGGGGACTGTGGTCTTGACGTACGCGCTGCGCGTGTAGAGACTCTCGGCGCAGAGGTGGTGGACGTCTTCTATGTCGTGGATCGGGTCGGGCGTCCTCTGACCGATGAGGCTCAGCGGGCACAAGTACGGGACCACGTGCTCGCCGCCTTGAAATAA
- a CDS encoding P-II family nitrogen regulator, which translates to MRLITAVIKPFKLDDVKAALEQFGVKGMTVSEASGYGRQRGHTEVYRGAEYQVDLVPKVRLEVLAEEEDAEDVIDVIVKAAQTGKIGDGKVWSVPVDTVIRVRTGERGPEAL; encoded by the coding sequence ATGAGACTCATCACCGCGGTCATCAAGCCCTTCAAGCTCGATGACGTGAAGGCAGCCCTGGAGCAGTTCGGCGTCAAGGGCATGACGGTCAGCGAGGCCAGCGGGTACGGCCGCCAGCGCGGCCACACCGAGGTCTACCGGGGCGCCGAGTACCAGGTGGACCTGGTGCCCAAGGTCCGGCTTGAGGTGCTCGCCGAGGAGGAGGACGCCGAGGACGTCATCGACGTCATCGTCAAGGCCGCGCAGACCGGCAAGATCGGCGACGGCAAGGTCTGGTCCGTTCCGGTGGACACGGTGATCCGGGTCCGCACCGGAGAGCGCGGACCCGAGGCGCTCTAG
- a CDS encoding DUF742 domain-containing protein, protein MLGHDGTGDDEPLFRPYAVTGGRSEPRYHLAMETLVSSSFIMDEELALLTPEQDAIIRLCRAFRSVAEISALLRVPLGVARVLVADMADEGLVRLHQPRLDQGQPDLNMLERVLSGLRRL, encoded by the coding sequence GTGCTCGGGCATGACGGAACCGGGGACGACGAGCCCCTGTTCCGTCCGTATGCAGTAACCGGTGGCCGTTCCGAGCCCCGGTATCACCTGGCGATGGAGACCCTGGTCTCCTCCTCGTTCATCATGGATGAGGAGTTGGCTTTGCTCACCCCCGAGCAGGATGCCATCATCAGGCTCTGCCGCGCGTTCCGGTCGGTCGCCGAGATCTCGGCGCTGCTGAGGGTCCCGCTCGGCGTGGCCCGCGTGCTGGTGGCGGACATGGCGGACGAGGGGCTCGTCCGTCTCCACCAGCCACGCCTCGACCAGGGGCAACCGGATCTCAACATGCTCGAAAGGGTGCTCAGTGGACTTCGCAGACTCTAA
- a CDS encoding ammonium transporter yields the protein MKIDGGTTAWMLTATALVLLMTPGLAFFYGGMTRAKSVLNMMMMSWVSIIVVTIAWVLYGHSLAFDVAGDGTGIVNKLIGGLDNLGLAGMVETATKDDGTGMPSLVFSMFQMTFAIITVALISGALADRVKFGAWVVFGLVWVSLVYFPVAHWVWGGGWLSSLGIEDFAGGTVVHINAGAAALAVALVIGKRVGWGKDPMRPHNLTLVLLGAGLLWFGWFGFNAGSELAVDGTTGLAFINTQIATAVAAGAWLLVEKLRDGHSTSLGVASGAVAGLVAITPACGFVDPWAAFVIGAIAGVVCAYAVGLKYKLGYDDSLDVVGVHLVGGVVGAVALGFVAAYPFADGQEKGILLGGPISQLGVQVLGPVAVGLYSFVVSWIVAKVIDKTMGFRINTEEEITGIDITSHAETGYDLGTIHSSGVAAVNGPVVAPASKKVDA from the coding sequence ATGAAGATCGATGGCGGCACCACTGCCTGGATGCTCACAGCCACCGCACTGGTGTTGCTGATGACTCCCGGGCTCGCGTTCTTCTACGGGGGCATGACCAGGGCCAAGAGCGTTCTCAACATGATGATGATGTCGTGGGTCAGCATCATCGTCGTGACGATCGCCTGGGTTCTCTACGGCCACTCACTGGCCTTCGACGTTGCCGGAGACGGTACGGGCATCGTCAACAAGCTCATCGGCGGTCTTGACAACCTCGGCCTGGCCGGGATGGTGGAGACCGCGACCAAGGATGACGGCACGGGGATGCCGAGCCTGGTCTTCTCCATGTTCCAGATGACCTTCGCGATCATCACAGTGGCCCTGATCAGTGGTGCGCTCGCCGACCGCGTCAAGTTCGGCGCCTGGGTCGTCTTCGGCCTCGTCTGGGTGAGCCTCGTCTACTTCCCCGTGGCCCACTGGGTGTGGGGCGGCGGCTGGCTGAGCAGCCTCGGCATCGAGGACTTCGCCGGAGGCACGGTCGTGCACATCAACGCCGGTGCCGCGGCCCTGGCGGTCGCGCTCGTGATCGGCAAGCGCGTCGGCTGGGGCAAGGACCCGATGCGGCCCCACAACCTCACGCTCGTTCTGCTGGGTGCCGGTCTGCTGTGGTTCGGCTGGTTCGGTTTCAACGCCGGCTCCGAGCTCGCCGTGGACGGGACGACCGGCCTGGCGTTCATCAACACCCAGATCGCCACCGCGGTCGCCGCCGGCGCCTGGCTGCTGGTGGAGAAGCTCCGTGACGGTCACTCCACCAGCCTCGGTGTGGCCTCGGGTGCCGTCGCCGGTCTGGTCGCCATCACCCCGGCCTGTGGCTTCGTCGACCCCTGGGCGGCGTTCGTCATCGGCGCGATCGCCGGTGTCGTCTGCGCCTACGCGGTCGGCCTGAAGTACAAGCTCGGTTACGACGACTCCCTCGACGTGGTCGGCGTCCACCTGGTCGGCGGTGTCGTCGGCGCGGTGGCGCTCGGTTTCGTCGCGGCCTACCCGTTCGCCGACGGCCAGGAGAAGGGGATCCTCCTCGGAGGCCCGATCTCCCAGCTCGGCGTGCAGGTGCTGGGGCCGGTCGCGGTCGGCCTCTACTCCTTCGTCGTGTCGTGGATCGTCGCCAAGGTCATCGACAAGACGATGGGCTTCCGGATCAACACCGAGGAAGAGATCACCGGCATCGACATCACCTCCCACGCCGAGACCGGTTACGACCTCGGCACCATCCACTCCTCAGGCGTGGCCGCCGTCAACGGTCCGGTCGTCGCCCCGGCGTCCAAGAAGGTCGACGCATGA
- a CDS encoding ABC transporter substrate-binding protein has protein sequence MTIRMARAAAAVLLSALALTACGSSADDQAAEGSTRMIKHAMGETKVPESPKRVIVLDTDKLDTMVSLGLTPVGAAQAAENQAWPKYLGSTLNATKPVGTLQTLNLEAIAALKPDLILGTKFRQEQFYDKLRQIAPTVFTEKVGTTWKENLLLDADALGRKAQAEKLLADYQARAQSLGGSNAVNVSIIRFMPAQIRMYGPESFSGIVVGDAGFGRPEPQRLATAQDKRFGELSQENLSQAGGDVLFYSAYGAKAAESQATVIGGPLWKNLPPVKDGRAHNVDDETWMTGIGVTAAGKILDDLEKYAKP, from the coding sequence ATGACCATCCGTATGGCCAGGGCCGCGGCCGCCGTCCTGCTGTCCGCCCTCGCTCTCACGGCCTGCGGCTCCTCCGCCGACGACCAGGCCGCCGAGGGTTCGACCCGCATGATCAAGCACGCGATGGGCGAGACGAAGGTCCCTGAATCCCCCAAGCGGGTCATCGTGCTCGACACCGACAAGCTTGACACCATGGTCTCCCTGGGCCTCACACCCGTCGGTGCCGCGCAGGCGGCCGAGAACCAGGCATGGCCGAAATACCTGGGGTCCACCCTGAACGCCACCAAGCCGGTCGGCACCCTCCAGACGCTCAATCTTGAGGCCATCGCCGCGCTCAAACCGGACCTGATCCTCGGCACCAAGTTCCGGCAGGAGCAGTTCTACGACAAGCTCCGCCAGATCGCCCCCACCGTGTTCACCGAGAAGGTCGGGACCACATGGAAGGAGAACCTGCTCCTCGACGCCGACGCGCTGGGCAGGAAGGCGCAGGCGGAGAAGCTCCTCGCCGACTACCAGGCCCGGGCACAGTCCCTCGGCGGCTCCAACGCGGTCAACGTGAGCATCATCCGCTTCATGCCCGCGCAGATCCGGATGTACGGCCCCGAGTCGTTCAGCGGCATCGTCGTCGGCGACGCCGGTTTCGGTCGTCCCGAACCGCAGCGCCTGGCAACCGCCCAGGACAAGCGGTTCGGCGAGCTGAGCCAGGAGAACCTCTCCCAGGCCGGCGGCGACGTGCTCTTCTACAGCGCCTACGGCGCCAAGGCCGCGGAGAGCCAGGCCACGGTCATCGGCGGCCCCCTGTGGAAGAATCTGCCGCCGGTCAAGGACGGCAGGGCCCACAACGTCGACGACGAGACCTGGATGACCGGTATCGGGGTCACCGCCGCCGGGAAGATCCTCGACGATCTGGAGAAGTACGCGAAGCCATAG
- a CDS encoding MFS transporter, with translation MTVIDEKPPALWRNRNFVLLWIGSAASVMGSRVSGIALPLLVLALTGSPVQAGWVAFAGMLPDLLLYLPAGPLVDRWDWRRVMVLSELGRGLAVCALVISLVFGTPGIALIIAVAFVEGALGVFYRLAERLSVPSVVPEGQVAGALAANETRMNSALLLGRSLGGFLFGLGRAVPFVVDALSFAVSFGTLVSMWGTTRRPTRERRHILREMIEGLSWVGRDPFLRADLVVTVGVGICVHALILTFLAGAQQHGVSPFLIGVTLSMPGIGGVIGALVAAPIFRRFGFSVTLAQTWIWAGALAFPLLGVDVLPVTGALLVTGFIGSVGNVSMNMYLVRQAPAHMLGRVSGVALMALFVGNAVGPLYGGFLAEHLGVDAVAPILFAGMVLLAVWATTVPAIRRPPAFTTGSTA, from the coding sequence ATGACGGTGATCGACGAGAAGCCCCCGGCGTTGTGGCGGAACAGGAACTTCGTCCTCCTCTGGATCGGCTCCGCGGCGTCCGTCATGGGCAGCCGGGTCTCCGGCATCGCGCTTCCCCTGCTCGTGCTGGCACTGACCGGTTCGCCGGTGCAGGCGGGCTGGGTCGCGTTCGCCGGCATGCTCCCCGATCTCCTGCTCTACCTTCCGGCGGGCCCCCTCGTCGACCGGTGGGACTGGCGGAGAGTGATGGTGCTGTCCGAGCTCGGACGGGGACTGGCCGTCTGCGCCCTGGTCATCTCCTTGGTCTTCGGGACTCCGGGCATCGCCCTCATCATCGCGGTCGCCTTCGTCGAAGGGGCCCTGGGCGTTTTCTACCGCCTGGCCGAGCGGCTCTCCGTCCCGTCGGTCGTGCCCGAGGGCCAGGTCGCGGGTGCCCTGGCGGCGAATGAGACCCGGATGAATTCCGCCCTGCTGCTGGGCCGTTCGCTGGGCGGCTTCCTCTTCGGCCTCGGACGGGCCGTCCCCTTCGTCGTCGACGCACTCTCGTTCGCCGTCTCGTTCGGGACGCTCGTCTCAATGTGGGGGACCACCAGGCGGCCGACCCGCGAGCGACGGCACATCCTGCGGGAGATGATCGAAGGGCTCAGCTGGGTGGGACGCGACCCGTTCCTGCGAGCCGACCTCGTGGTGACGGTGGGCGTGGGCATCTGCGTGCACGCGCTGATCCTCACCTTCCTGGCGGGGGCTCAACAGCACGGGGTGTCGCCGTTCCTGATCGGGGTGACCCTCTCGATGCCGGGAATCGGCGGGGTGATCGGGGCACTCGTCGCGGCCCCGATCTTCCGGCGCTTCGGCTTCTCGGTGACTCTCGCGCAAACGTGGATCTGGGCCGGCGCGCTCGCCTTCCCGCTCCTGGGCGTCGATGTCCTCCCGGTGACGGGTGCCCTGCTGGTCACCGGGTTCATCGGTTCGGTGGGAAACGTGTCCATGAACATGTATCTGGTTCGGCAGGCCCCCGCGCACATGCTGGGCCGGGTGTCCGGCGTCGCACTCATGGCGCTGTTCGTCGGCAACGCGGTGGGGCCGCTCTACGGCGGATTCCTCGCAGAGCACCTGGGCGTCGACGCCGTCGCGCCGATCCTGTTCGCCGGAATGGTGCTCCTCGCCGTCTGGGCCACCACCGTTCCGGCCATCCGCCGTCCGCCGGCCTTCACGACCGGATCCACCGCCTGA
- a CDS encoding roadblock/LC7 domain-containing protein produces MTTLSHEARKFDWLITEFVRGTPGVAHAVCVSADGLRIASSEGFPDDRADQLAAVAAGLLSLTVGASRVFEGGAVTQTVVEMERGLMLVMAISDGSVLAVLASPDCDMGLVAYQMTLLVDRAGQVLTPALRAELQTSRGR; encoded by the coding sequence GTGACGACTCTCAGCCATGAGGCGCGTAAGTTCGACTGGCTGATCACCGAGTTCGTCCGCGGCACCCCCGGTGTCGCACACGCGGTGTGCGTCTCCGCGGACGGACTGCGGATCGCCAGCTCGGAGGGTTTCCCGGATGACCGGGCCGATCAACTGGCCGCCGTCGCAGCCGGTCTGCTCAGCCTGACGGTGGGCGCGTCCCGGGTGTTCGAGGGCGGGGCCGTGACCCAGACGGTGGTCGAGATGGAGCGCGGCCTGATGCTGGTCATGGCGATCAGCGACGGTTCCGTGCTCGCCGTCCTGGCCTCCCCCGACTGCGACATGGGCCTGGTCGCCTACCAGATGACCCTGCTCGTGGACCGAGCCGGTCAGGTGCTCACCCCGGCTCTCCGGGCCGAGCTGCAGACCTCCCGGGGGCGGTAG
- a CDS encoding nitrate- and nitrite sensing domain-containing protein, whose product MRSRLTALILVPTVVGVLLGGTRVVASVDNVTGYQRTASAAEYSGDLRNLAQALGLERDRTAWASFQPSNKGLKSSAEEQRKTVDALVGRVRLDLEALDESYGDRAVNAAKDVTYQLAGLKELRQLSGTTQAERYAYMISPLLQLHEELTLVSEDTEIVGNMRALSALAYAKEEVSKERARLLAGYYAPSLINAQEIEKFIASRSRLEEYKADFGVEAGPESSQLLVKAMIDEKMHRAELTKSRAIVLASDPGNTGRLLSDFNQVKQWFSDNAAVLDAMRKVETKVAADVITRARMLEETEQRNAIIVSGIILLSLLLILVLTILIARSMVLPLRRLRAEALDVAGFTLPEAVRRLRVSGNSQAPDIAPISVDTKDEIGEVAKAFDEVHRQAVRLATEESELRSNISAMFVNLSRRTQTLVERQISLIDGLEKGEEDGGRLADLFKLDHLATRMRRNSENLLVLAGHEPTRRRSQPAKLVDVVRASLSEVEDYERVQIKVHRTISVAGSTANDIVHLVAELVENAIQFSPRASQVVVSSSMIEGGGALLAVSDAGIGMTTDELIETNRRLADPPVVDVSVSRRMGLFVVGRLALRHGIRVQLRPQEAGGLIAMVLFPPELVVEAVQPPITPSWGTESQAQQASGQASPFGQSSFGQTSSGQASPFGQSSFGQTSSGQASPFGQSSFGHTSSGQDSPFGQSSFGQSSFGHTSSGHASFGQSSFGQGSFGQVPEPESAPFGSTSFPGLGRQQGEPAASVTGGHPLPKRQVPGANGARSIPNSGSPPWEQASEEDPATASMPAVRVSPLESEQEEYLPIFAATESAWFRRSADPDGREAGEYARHAASPQPGLPDPVIEAPTPVNGMPVQEWVPAREPDGWQTAADAGWQAAQAASDPALGGLTSSGLPKRTPKANLVPGAVSAAPSSPMPSLSPERARNRLSSFQQGVRRGRAELNENPARNLAADEEGS is encoded by the coding sequence GTGCGGTCGCGTCTCACGGCGCTGATCCTGGTGCCGACCGTGGTGGGCGTCCTGCTCGGCGGAACCCGCGTGGTCGCCTCTGTCGACAACGTGACGGGCTACCAGCGGACCGCGTCGGCGGCCGAGTACTCCGGTGATCTCCGCAACCTGGCCCAGGCCCTCGGCCTGGAACGCGACCGGACCGCGTGGGCTTCGTTCCAGCCCTCGAACAAGGGGCTGAAGAGCAGCGCCGAGGAACAGCGGAAGACCGTTGACGCGCTGGTCGGCAGGGTCCGGCTGGACCTGGAGGCGCTCGACGAGTCCTACGGGGACCGGGCGGTCAATGCCGCCAAGGACGTGACCTACCAGCTCGCCGGCCTGAAGGAGCTGCGCCAGCTGTCCGGAACGACGCAGGCGGAGCGGTACGCCTACATGATCTCCCCGTTGCTCCAGCTCCACGAGGAGCTCACGCTGGTCAGCGAGGACACGGAGATCGTCGGCAACATGCGTGCGCTCAGCGCACTGGCCTACGCCAAGGAGGAGGTCTCCAAGGAGCGGGCCCGCCTGCTGGCCGGCTACTACGCGCCCTCGCTGATCAACGCCCAGGAGATCGAGAAGTTCATCGCCTCCCGGTCGCGCCTGGAGGAGTACAAGGCGGACTTCGGTGTCGAAGCGGGCCCGGAGAGCAGCCAGCTCCTGGTCAAGGCCATGATCGACGAGAAGATGCACCGCGCCGAGCTGACCAAGTCCAGGGCGATCGTGCTCGCCAGCGACCCGGGCAACACCGGGCGCCTGCTCTCCGACTTCAACCAGGTCAAGCAGTGGTTCTCGGACAACGCCGCGGTCCTGGACGCGATGCGGAAGGTCGAGACCAAGGTCGCCGCCGATGTGATCACCCGGGCCCGCATGCTGGAGGAGACCGAGCAGCGCAACGCGATCATCGTCTCCGGGATCATCCTGCTCAGCCTGCTCCTGATCCTCGTCCTGACCATCCTGATCGCCCGGTCGATGGTCCTGCCGCTGCGCCGCCTGCGCGCCGAGGCGCTGGACGTCGCCGGATTCACCCTTCCCGAAGCCGTACGCAGGCTCCGGGTCTCCGGAAACTCGCAGGCCCCCGACATCGCCCCCATCTCGGTCGACACCAAGGACGAGATCGGGGAGGTCGCCAAGGCCTTCGACGAGGTCCACCGGCAGGCCGTACGGCTGGCCACCGAGGAGTCCGAGCTCCGCTCCAACATCAGTGCGATGTTCGTCAACCTGTCGCGCCGTACCCAGACACTGGTGGAGCGGCAGATCTCGCTGATCGACGGCCTGGAGAAGGGCGAGGAGGACGGCGGCCGCCTGGCGGACCTGTTCAAGCTCGACCACCTCGCCACCCGTATGCGGCGCAACTCCGAGAACCTCCTGGTCCTCGCCGGGCACGAGCCGACCCGCAGGCGCAGCCAGCCGGCCAAGCTCGTCGACGTCGTGCGCGCCTCGCTGTCGGAGGTCGAGGACTACGAGCGGGTCCAGATCAAGGTGCACCGCACGATCTCGGTCGCCGGAAGCACCGCCAACGACATCGTCCACCTGGTCGCCGAACTGGTGGAGAACGCCATCCAGTTCTCCCCGCGGGCCAGCCAGGTCGTGGTCTCCAGCAGCATGATCGAAGGCGGCGGAGCACTGCTCGCGGTCAGCGACGCCGGCATCGGCATGACCACCGACGAACTGATCGAGACCAACCGGCGCCTGGCCGACCCGCCCGTCGTCGACGTCTCGGTGTCACGGCGGATGGGCCTGTTCGTGGTCGGCCGGCTGGCCCTGCGGCACGGTATCCGCGTCCAGCTCCGCCCGCAGGAGGCCGGTGGCCTCATCGCCATGGTCCTCTTCCCGCCGGAGCTCGTCGTCGAGGCGGTCCAGCCGCCCATCACCCCGTCATGGGGCACAGAGTCGCAGGCCCAGCAGGCTTCCGGGCAGGCTTCCCCGTTCGGCCAGAGCTCGTTCGGGCAGACCTCGTCCGGGCAGGCTTCCCCGTTCGGCCAGAGCTCGTTCGGGCAGACCTCGTCCGGGCAGGCTTCCCCGTTCGGCCAGAGCTCGTTCGGGCACACCTCGTCCGGGCAGGACTCCCCGTTCGGCCAGAGCTCGTTCGGCCAGAGCTCGTTCGGACACACCTCGTCCGGGCATGCCTCCTTCGGCCAGAGCTCGTTCGGCCAGGGTTCGTTCGGGCAGGTCCCCGAGCCGGAGTCCGCCCCGTTCGGCTCCACCTCGTTCCCGGGGCTCGGACGGCAGCAGGGCGAGCCCGCCGCCTCGGTGACGGGCGGCCACCCCCTCCCCAAACGTCAGGTCCCGGGTGCGAACGGTGCCAGGAGCATTCCGAACTCCGGCTCCCCGCCCTGGGAGCAGGCCTCCGAGGAGGACCCGGCGACCGCCTCGATGCCGGCCGTACGGGTCTCCCCGCTCGAATCCGAACAGGAGGAGTACCTGCCGATCTTCGCCGCCACCGAGTCGGCCTGGTTCCGCCGGTCCGCCGACCCGGACGGCCGCGAGGCCGGAGAGTACGCACGGCACGCGGCGTCTCCGCAGCCTGGCCTGCCCGATCCGGTGATCGAGGCGCCCACACCCGTGAACGGCATGCCGGTCCAGGAGTGGGTGCCGGCCCGGGAGCCGGACGGCTGGCAGACCGCGGCCGACGCCGGGTGGCAGGCCGCCCAGGCGGCGAGCGATCCAGCCCTCGGCGGGCTCACCTCCTCGGGCCTGCCCAAGCGCACGCCCAAGGCCAACCTGGTGCCCGGTGCCGTGTCCGCCGCGCCGTCCAGCCCGATGCCGTCCCTCTCGCCCGAACGGGCACGCAACCGTCTGTCGAGTTTCCAGCAGGGGGTACGGCGGGGCCGTGCCGAACTGAACGAGAATCCCGCCAGGAACCTGGCGGCCGATGAGGAGGGCTCGTGA